Genomic segment of Thermodesulfobacteriota bacterium:
CATCACGGGCATGTACACCGGCTCGATCCGGTTGCAATGCCCGCGAATCCACTTCTGCGCGGCTTCGAGCTGGTGGGCGGGCACGCCCTTCACTGGCCGGACGGCGACGCCCTCCGCCTCGGTGACCCCCACGACGACATAGCCGCCGTTCAGGTTCTGGAGGTCGTTGGCAAAGGCGCACAAGGTCTTGACGATCTGCCAGCCGGTATGCTCCGGCTCCCAGGTTGCCTTGAGCTCCAGACGGGTGCCCTCGACCGCGCCCGAGAGCAGTTCTTCAATGCCAATGGGTAGATACGAGGTCACATCAAGAGCCTCCTCTCTGCTCCGCCCAGCACTCCTGCCGCCAGAAGGGTGCCGAGATCGGCCTCGCCATGCCAGGCCGCCAGCCTCGGATGCTCTGAGCCGAGGACGATATCGGTCGAGCCATCGTCGTTCTTGGCAAAGCACAGGACATCCTCCATCCGGGCCGCACTGAGCACCACCGGTGAGTGGGTGGCCAGGAGAACCTGGGCCGCGTATACCGAGGACAGGGAGTCGTACATGGTCGCCACAGCCCGGGGGTGGATGCCATTCTCGGGCTCTTCGATAAGATAGATTCCCTGGAGATCGACCAGATACGCGGGCAGGGTGAGGGCCGTGAGCCGAAGGGTGCCGTCGGAGGCCAGCCAGGAAGGCACCTCAAGACTGCCGCGATACTTGTAGACCAGATAGCAATGCTTGTCCTCGGGCCGCTCGACGGTCGTGATGTCCTCAAGATCATCCAGTGCCGTCCGGAGGTGCTTGATCCAGCTGTCGAACCTCGTCCTGTCCTCCCGCCGCAGCCGGGCGATGACCCAGGGCAGATTGGAGCCATCCGGCAGGAATCCTTTCATCCTGGTCGGCGGGCTGGGCTCTCTGAGCCTGAGGCTGTTGAGCATGATCTGCTGCACACCGCTGCTCAGCTGTTCCCGGAGCCACATGGCCACGGGAAAGGCCCTTTCCTCTGCCGGCAGATTGCCCAGGGCGGATCGTTGGGGCCCAAGCTTGAACGAGGGGGTCCAGCCCTTGCCGGGCTGACCGTAGGTCTCGCTGTAGAAGTTGTCGTTACCGCCGGGGACCTTGTGCACCACGATCTTCATGTCCCGGCGGCCCTTGGGGGTCGCAAGCGACGCCGGCGGATCGTGAGGCATGGGGAAAAGCGGGCGTTGGGTCGCCTCTTGGGCCTTGGACCTCTTGAGCAAGAGCTTCTCCGTCTTGACCTCGAAGAGTCGTCTGCCTTCATCGAAGCCGATGGCTACCTCATAGCGCGCCGTATCCAGCTCCGGTCTCGCGGTCTTGTCCCGCAGCGCGGCGGGGATCCGCATCTCGATCGCCAGCTCCAGCCCATCGCCCTGGCGGCGGAACAGAAGCTCCTCCGGATTGGCGGCTCGGTGCATCAGCGCCCCTTCCAGACCCTCGGCGAGCAGGTCCCGCAGGAAGCCGACCACGTCAAGAAAGGTCGTCTTGCCGGAGGCATTGGGGCCGACCAGGACGTGGAACGGCCCCAAAGGGCGGGCCACATGGCGCAGGCAGCGGTAGTTCAAGGCCTCAAGCAGTGTGATCATCGATCATCCCCCGTTGGACAGACGTGGCAGCCGGGTCCGCTCTCCCCCAGAGACCGCCGGCAGACGGCAGGGCTGGGTCATGACCTCGGGCCGCCCGAAGTGCGCGACCCTTCTTATACACCGGAACCGCAGCGTCCCGCGACGCTCACCCCTTTTCCTCCAGGGTGAAAGCCTCCAGGAGCAGGGCCTCGGCCAGGGTGGCGAAGCCCAGGGGATCCTCGGGATGGTCCAGCACCGGCTCCTGGTCGCCGAAGGCCAGGCGCAGCCAGGGCTCAT
This window contains:
- a CDS encoding ATP-binding protein; its protein translation is MITLLEALNYRCLRHVARPLGPFHVLVGPNASGKTTFLDVVGFLRDLLAEGLEGALMHRAANPEELLFRRQGDGLELAIEMRIPAALRDKTARPELDTARYEVAIGFDEGRRLFEVKTEKLLLKRSKAQEATQRPLFPMPHDPPASLATPKGRRDMKIVVHKVPGGNDNFYSETYGQPGKGWTPSFKLGPQRSALGNLPAEERAFPVAMWLREQLSSGVQQIMLNSLRLREPSPPTRMKGFLPDGSNLPWVIARLRREDRTRFDSWIKHLRTALDDLEDITTVERPEDKHCYLVYKYRGSLEVPSWLASDGTLRLTALTLPAYLVDLQGIYLIEEPENGIHPRAVATMYDSLSSVYAAQVLLATHSPVVLSAARMEDVLCFAKNDDGSTDIVLGSEHPRLAAWHGEADLGTLLAAGVLGGAERRLLM